The segment AGCAGAAGCCGTTATTGGTGTAACTGCACCCTCATCAGGAGTGGGAGAGGAGCTTCGTGAACTGCTTGAGCTGGCTGTAGAACGGCTGCAAAAAAGAGGGTACAGCGTAGTATGCGGACCGACAGCGTGGACACAGGAGAAGGCTAAATCGGCCCCGGCTGCTGTACGTGCCGCTGAATTCAACGCGATGATGGCCGATGAGTCCATCGGACTCATCGTGCCTCCCTGGGGCGGGGAGCTGCTGATCGAGATGCTGGAGCAGGTGGATTTCAGCAAGATGAAGTGTAAATGGATTCTCGGGTATTCCGATATCAGTGTGCTGCTGCTGGCTGTCACGCTGAAGACGGGGATTGCCACTGCCCATGGCACGAACTTCATTGATCTGCGGGGGGGACAGACAGACCCGACCACAGCCATGTGGGACAAGGTATTATCTACACCAAGCGGCGGTTCTGTCATTCAGCAATCCTCACAGCAATACCAGCTGGAATGGGGAGGCGGAGAGCCTTCGCCCCATGTGTTCAATCTTACGGAAGCGACGAGCTGGAAGACGGTGGGTAACCAGACTATCACCATGCAGGGCCGCCTGCTGGGCGGCTGCATTGATGTCATCCGTCATCTGATCGGCACGCCGTATGGAGAGGTACGGCATTTCCAGCAGCACTATATCCATAATGAGCCGATTCTGTGGTACTTAGAGAACTGTGAGCTGTCCGTGACCGACCTGCGCCGCTCCCTGGTGCAGATGAAGCTGGCGGGCTGGTTCGAGCATTGCAGCGGACTTATGTTCGGCCGGAGCGCGGCTAACCGCCCTATGGACGGGTACACCGTAGAGGATGTCTACCAGGAGCTGGCCGATGAGCTGGGCCTGCCGGTCACATACGACATCGACTGCGGACATCTGCCGCCGCAGGTTACTTTGATCAACGGGGCCTATGCAGAGGTAGAGGTTGGAGAGGGCAGGGGAACGGTGACGCAGTACTTCCGGGATTAGAGAAACATTAGTATGATGCTCGTGCTGACTCTAATTTCCACTCTTCTCATACCATAATCAGTCCGCTCTTAAACAGGTATATTCGTCATATATAATGTGAATTTATGTCGAATTTAGTTGAAAAAAAGTGCTGGGATTATTCAAGGAATGCGCTACGCAGGCTTGGCATCCTGTATAATTTATGAATATACAGACAGCCATAGCTGCCGATTTCTGAGCAGTGAATCCCTCACGAAAGAGAGTAGTGACTATGAAATCCATCGCCTGGGTAACTGACAGCACCAGCACCATTGATTCTGAATTCGCCAAGAATAACCATGTGTATATCGTTCCCCTCCGTCTAATCGTCAATAATGAATGTTATAAAGAAAATATAGATATTAACGCCGATCAGTTCTATGAGAAAATGCGGCAGCATGACAAGGTAGGCAGCTCCCAGCCGCCGATTGGCGAGTTCGTGGAATTGTACGAGCGTCTGAAGGAAGAGTATGACGAGATTATTGCGATCCACTGTTCCTCCGAGCTTAGCGGGACCTTCAACACCTCGATGCAGGCAGCGGATATCGCTGAAGTGAACGTAATTGGTATCGATTCCAAAGTAGGCGCGTACCCGATCCGTGAGATGCTTCTGCGCGGTATTCACTGGCAACAGGCAGGCTGCTCTGCGCAGGAGATCAAGAACAGAATTGATAATATCATTGAGGAAATGTCCTTCTATATTAT is part of the Paenibacillus sp. FSL M7-0420 genome and harbors:
- a CDS encoding S66 family peptidase, which gives rise to MIRYPVLEAEAVIGVTAPSSGVGEELRELLELAVERLQKRGYSVVCGPTAWTQEKAKSAPAAVRAAEFNAMMADESIGLIVPPWGGELLIEMLEQVDFSKMKCKWILGYSDISVLLLAVTLKTGIATAHGTNFIDLRGGQTDPTTAMWDKVLSTPSGGSVIQQSSQQYQLEWGGGEPSPHVFNLTEATSWKTVGNQTITMQGRLLGGCIDVIRHLIGTPYGEVRHFQQHYIHNEPILWYLENCELSVTDLRRSLVQMKLAGWFEHCSGLMFGRSAANRPMDGYTVEDVYQELADELGLPVTYDIDCGHLPPQVTLINGAYAEVEVGEGRGTVTQYFRD
- a CDS encoding DegV family protein; its protein translation is MKSIAWVTDSTSTIDSEFAKNNHVYIVPLRLIVNNECYKENIDINADQFYEKMRQHDKVGSSQPPIGEFVELYERLKEEYDEIIAIHCSSELSGTFNTSMQAADIAEVNVIGIDSKVGAYPIREMLLRGIHWQQAGCSAQEIKNRIDNIIEEMSFYIIPASLSQLHRSGRLSGSQFLLGQLMRIHLLLRFDEGKIVVADKIRTFKKTKQKLLETIHEEIGRFQDVCIMHANNREEALSLEWAIKAMSPSVRTEIMTFVPVVGAHMGEGTLALSWINRTALNSIDAEEEVLESVL